The following are encoded together in the Misgurnus anguillicaudatus chromosome 14, ASM2758022v2, whole genome shotgun sequence genome:
- the LOC129427996 gene encoding endothelin-3, translating into MAHVSHLGVLLFVGITAAMANDLLSSQLVKNPAQYLMGKSSSVSPKQLSDSANKVSCFMCQRRRAKRCTCYTYKDKECVYYCHLDIIWINTPEHTVLYGISSYRGFQRTRRSAEGSRGGRRCACALQHDPECTAFCRERSGIKSTT; encoded by the exons ATGGCCCATGTGTCACATTTGGGAGTTTTGCTTTTTGTTGGAATAACAGCTGCGATGGCAAACG ATTTGTTATCCTCTCAACTTGTGAAAAACCCTGCACAATATTTAATGGGCAAATCATCCAGCGTGAGTCCGAAACAGTTGAGTGACTCTGCTAATAAAGTATCATGTTTTATGTGCCAACGGAGGAGAGCAAAGAGATGCACATGTTACACGTACAAAGACAAGGAGTGTGTTTACTACTGTCACTTGGACATCATCTGGATCAATACACCAGA GCACACTGTCCTGTATGGCATATCAAGTTATAGGGGCTTCCAGCGGACACGCCGTTCTGCTGAGGGCAGCAGAGGAGGTCGACGCTGTGCTTGTGCCCTGCAGCATGACCCAGAATGTACTGCTTTTTGCAGAGAGAG